In one Candidatus Nitronereus thalassa genomic region, the following are encoded:
- the xseA gene encoding exodeoxyribonuclease VII large subunit — protein sequence MTIPSTLTVTELTTNIRTSLERTFSDIWVQGEVSNLRVPSSGHMYFTLKDTKSQIRAVLFRRPAMLLRFALDNGLDVIVRGRVTVYEPRGDYQILVDAIEPFGVGALQLAYEQLKEKLGKEGLFDPSRKQPLPFLPERVGIITSQTGAALRDILTVLHRRCPIISVVLYPVAVQGEGAASQIAEAIRRCDRQGEVDVMIVGRGGGSLEDLWSFNEESVVRAIAEARVPVVSAVGHEIDITLSDFAADYRAPTPSAAAEAVAPVLEDLREGIQIHKERIWQNMQNQLRAIRHRIHATYRALPDPRYILQMRVQRVDDLDRRLTLAMNNLQLTRRPKVMALSSALMQSSPLQSIQRTSLIVQQFRAQINRAMPAMVASKRQQFRVVAASLQTLNPLAILSRGYSVLERQPGGEIVRSCTQVQPGNRVRARLADGALDCLIEQIDPPAHP from the coding sequence GTGACCATACCTTCCACACTCACGGTCACTGAACTTACTACCAACATTCGTACGTCTCTTGAGCGCACCTTTTCCGATATTTGGGTTCAGGGAGAGGTCTCTAATCTTCGAGTTCCTTCTTCTGGGCATATGTATTTCACGTTAAAGGACACTAAGAGTCAGATTCGAGCCGTGCTGTTTCGTCGTCCGGCCATGTTGCTCAGATTTGCTTTGGACAATGGTCTCGATGTAATCGTGCGAGGTAGAGTGACAGTCTATGAACCTCGTGGCGATTATCAAATCCTGGTCGATGCGATCGAGCCCTTTGGTGTGGGTGCGTTGCAATTGGCCTATGAACAGCTCAAGGAAAAACTCGGGAAAGAAGGATTATTTGATCCTTCTCGAAAGCAACCACTCCCATTTTTACCGGAACGAGTTGGTATTATCACTTCGCAGACAGGTGCCGCTCTCCGCGATATTCTCACGGTTCTTCACCGTCGCTGCCCAATTATCAGTGTGGTGTTGTATCCAGTGGCTGTGCAAGGTGAGGGAGCGGCAAGCCAAATTGCGGAGGCCATTCGGCGTTGTGATCGACAGGGAGAGGTTGATGTGATGATCGTCGGGCGAGGTGGTGGGTCTTTGGAAGATTTATGGAGTTTTAATGAAGAGTCGGTGGTGCGGGCTATCGCAGAGGCGCGTGTCCCCGTCGTTTCGGCTGTTGGTCATGAAATTGATATCACCTTATCTGATTTTGCCGCTGACTATCGTGCCCCGACGCCCTCGGCGGCTGCCGAGGCGGTTGCGCCGGTTTTGGAAGATTTGCGGGAGGGCATTCAGATCCATAAGGAGCGAATATGGCAAAATATGCAGAATCAACTGCGAGCAATTCGGCATCGAATCCATGCTACCTATCGGGCCCTTCCAGATCCACGCTATATTCTTCAAATGCGTGTACAGAGAGTTGATGATTTGGATCGGCGACTCACTCTGGCCATGAATAATTTGCAACTCACTCGCCGTCCGAAAGTCATGGCTTTGTCTTCGGCCCTAATGCAATCTAGTCCGTTGCAATCAATCCAGCGAACTTCCTTGATCGTTCAGCAATTTAGGGCGCAAATAAACCGGGCGATGCCGGCAATGGTGGCTTCGAAGCGACAACAGTTTCGGGTAGTGGCTGCGTCTTTGCAGACTCTCAATCCTCTGGCCATTCTCTCTCGGGGTTATAGTGTTCTTGAACGACAACCAGGCGGGGAGATTGTCAGGAGTTGTACCCAAGTTCAACCTGGGAATCGAGTTCGAGCGCGTCTGGCCGACGGCGCATTGGATTGTCTTATTGAACAGATTGATCCACCTGCCCATCCTTGA
- the xseB gene encoding exodeoxyribonuclease VII small subunit — protein sequence MAAIKFEDALARLETIVNELEKGDLPLNDSLKIFEEGIKLSKTCLKVLSDAERKVEIMVQETGGKKRLQAFSVDEEDAT from the coding sequence ATGGCCGCAATAAAATTTGAAGATGCCTTAGCGAGGTTAGAGACGATCGTCAATGAGCTGGAGAAGGGAGACCTCCCGTTGAATGACTCGCTAAAAATTTTTGAAGAAGGAATAAAACTGTCTAAAACCTGCCTAAAAGTTTTAAGCGATGCGGAACGAAAAGTTGAAATCATGGTTCAGGAAACCGGCGGGAAAAAGCGCCTCCAAGCCTTTAGCGTTGATGAAGAAGACGCAACATGA
- a CDS encoding TlyA family RNA methyltransferase, whose protein sequence is MTRDPHVSKKRLDSILVDRAFVSSREQAGRVILAGLVTVNGMIVDKRAKLVDEGAAIEVADRSSSFVSRAGDKLAAAIEAFHLPCQGLISMDIGASTGGFTDCLLRHGVKRVYAIDVGYGQLDWGIRNDPRVVVLERCNIRYLPVENVPEPIELAVIDVSFISLKLVLPCVLKFLSAQAIVIALVKPQFEAGRKQVGRGGIVRDDTVRHEVMGKVRSTAEALGFFYLGHIDSPVEGKSGNREMLLGLRWGPESDLG, encoded by the coding sequence ATGACTCGTGACCCCCATGTTTCCAAGAAGCGCCTTGACAGTATCCTTGTTGATCGTGCGTTTGTGTCCAGTCGGGAGCAGGCCGGGAGGGTGATTCTTGCAGGGTTAGTTACCGTCAATGGGATGATTGTTGACAAGAGAGCCAAACTTGTTGATGAAGGTGCCGCGATCGAAGTGGCCGATCGGTCCTCTTCTTTTGTCAGCAGAGCGGGAGATAAACTGGCTGCGGCAATAGAAGCATTTCATTTACCCTGCCAGGGGCTCATCTCAATGGATATTGGTGCCTCGACTGGTGGGTTTACCGATTGCCTCCTCCGTCATGGCGTCAAACGTGTATATGCCATTGACGTAGGGTATGGACAGTTGGATTGGGGGATTCGAAATGACCCTCGGGTGGTGGTATTGGAACGTTGTAATATCCGGTATCTCCCTGTTGAAAACGTTCCTGAGCCTATTGAGCTGGCAGTCATAGATGTTTCGTTTATTTCGTTAAAATTAGTTTTGCCCTGTGTCCTGAAATTTTTATCCGCCCAGGCCATCGTGATTGCGTTGGTAAAACCTCAGTTTGAAGCTGGGCGAAAACAGGTTGGTCGTGGCGGCATCGTTCGCGATGATACGGTCCGTCATGAAGTTATGGGTAAGGTGCGGTCTACTGCAGAAGCTCTTGGGTTCTTTTACCTTGGACATATTGATTCTCCGGTAGAGGGAAAATCTGGGAACCGGGAAATGTTGCTTGGCTTACGGTGGGGACCTGAGTCCGATCTGGGTTAA
- a CDS encoding NAD-dependent epimerase/dehydratase family protein produces the protein MNVLVTGGAGFIGSHVVDRFVQEGHQVSVIDNLSTGKRKNVNREAVLYKADICSSRLDRIFKRERPVVIVHLAAQMNVRRSTEDPMFDANVNILGTINLLQLAIKYGVRKMVFASSGGAVYGEQHQFPAPESHPTAPLSPYGISKLSCEHYLEYFRHVAGLGYAALRFGNVYGPRQNPEGEAGVIAIFTQQLLKGQQSLINGNGMQTRDYVYVRDVVEAVMTASDQHVNGIYNVGTGVETTVNDIFARLKTLTQVDSKELHGPAKKGEQLRSVLDCSKLTEDTGWEASVPLGEGLTETVEFFQKKK, from the coding sequence ATGAATGTACTAGTCACAGGTGGCGCAGGTTTTATTGGTTCGCATGTGGTGGATCGATTTGTTCAAGAAGGACATCAAGTATCGGTGATCGATAATTTATCGACGGGGAAGCGAAAAAATGTCAATCGGGAAGCCGTGCTCTATAAGGCCGATATTTGCAGTTCCCGTTTAGATAGAATTTTTAAACGAGAGCGGCCTGTGGTGATCGTACATTTGGCGGCGCAAATGAACGTTCGGCGATCCACGGAGGATCCGATGTTTGATGCCAATGTCAATATTCTTGGCACGATCAACCTGTTACAGCTGGCAATCAAATATGGAGTGAGAAAAATGGTTTTTGCATCTTCGGGCGGGGCGGTGTACGGCGAACAGCATCAATTTCCTGCACCTGAATCCCACCCGACTGCCCCTCTTTCACCGTATGGGATTAGCAAATTGTCCTGTGAGCATTACCTTGAATACTTTCGCCATGTGGCAGGCCTTGGATATGCCGCCTTGCGGTTTGGGAATGTCTACGGTCCTCGACAGAATCCTGAAGGCGAAGCGGGAGTAATTGCGATATTTACGCAACAATTATTGAAGGGCCAGCAGTCCCTTATTAATGGAAACGGAATGCAAACTCGTGATTATGTCTATGTTCGAGATGTGGTTGAGGCCGTCATGACGGCCTCGGATCAACATGTGAATGGTATTTATAATGTGGGGACCGGAGTAGAAACGACGGTGAATGACATATTTGCCCGCCTTAAGACTCTCACCCAGGTTGATTCAAAGGAACTGCATGGTCCTGCCAAAAAGGGTGAGCAATTGCGTAGTGTGTTGGACTGCTCGAAACTGACGGAAGACACAGGCTGGGAAGCATCCGTACCCTTAGGCGAAGGACTTACCGAAACCGTAGAGTTTTTTCAGAAAAAGAAGTAA
- a CDS encoding rhodanese-like domain-containing protein, whose protein sequence is MSYAISVRELKDRLDKGDKVFLLDVREPHEYSMAKIEGSVLIPLGTLPTSLDQLNPADEIVALCHRGMRSADAVGFLLQQGFSNVKNLVGGIDAWSLEIDPEVPRYR, encoded by the coding sequence ATGAGTTATGCGATATCAGTTCGTGAATTAAAGGATCGTTTAGATAAAGGGGATAAGGTATTCCTATTAGACGTACGGGAACCCCATGAATATTCTATGGCCAAGATTGAGGGCTCCGTCCTCATCCCTCTTGGCACCCTGCCAACCTCGCTCGATCAATTAAATCCTGCCGATGAAATTGTGGCTCTCTGTCATCGCGGCATGCGAAGTGCTGACGCCGTGGGATTTCTCTTACAACAAGGATTTAGCAACGTAAAGAATCTTGTAGGGGGAATTGACGCCTGGTCATTGGAAATTGATCCAGAGGTACCTCGGTATCGATAG
- the asnS gene encoding asparagine--tRNA ligase, whose protein sequence is MPPIISLSQVSQFNDQEVQIRGWVRHRRSSGKIQFITLRDGSGEIQAVLSKSTLGPEQFESAAQLVQESSLSVTGRLRADARAPGGYELDVSQFNIFHIAETYPIQPKEHGVGFLMDHRHLWLRSSRQHAILKIRHEIVKACRDFFDDRDFVLIDTPIFTPNACEGTTTLFQTQYFEETAYLAQSGQLYGEAAAAAFGKVYCFGPTFRAEKSKTRRHLMEFWMVEPEVAFAELPDVMELAEAFLVTIVQRVLEKRQEELKVLERDVSKLEAIIPPFPRLTYQEAIECLQKCGSPIQHGGDFGAEDETMLSNEFQKPLIVHRYPSSIKAFYMEPDPQRPDLALCMDVLAPEGYGEIIGGGQRIHNYQVLVSRLKEHKLSEEAFRWYLDLRRYGSVPHAGFGMGIERAVAWICGLDHVRETIPFPRMLSRLYP, encoded by the coding sequence ATGCCACCTATCATTTCTCTATCGCAAGTTTCCCAGTTTAATGACCAAGAAGTCCAAATTCGTGGATGGGTTCGGCATCGACGCTCTAGTGGGAAAATCCAATTCATCACCCTTCGTGATGGATCCGGTGAGATTCAAGCCGTGTTAAGCAAATCGACTCTTGGGCCTGAGCAATTTGAGTCTGCGGCGCAGCTTGTCCAAGAATCTTCATTAAGTGTGACAGGTAGGCTTCGTGCTGATGCTCGTGCTCCTGGTGGTTATGAATTGGATGTCTCCCAATTTAATATTTTCCACATCGCTGAAACATATCCTATCCAACCGAAGGAGCATGGTGTTGGGTTTTTAATGGATCATCGCCATCTGTGGCTTCGGTCTAGCCGACAACATGCTATTCTTAAGATTCGTCATGAAATTGTAAAAGCCTGTCGAGACTTTTTTGATGATCGTGACTTTGTGTTAATCGATACTCCTATCTTTACTCCCAATGCTTGTGAGGGGACCACTACATTATTTCAAACTCAGTATTTCGAAGAAACAGCGTATTTGGCTCAGAGTGGGCAATTGTACGGGGAGGCGGCAGCAGCGGCCTTTGGAAAAGTGTATTGCTTTGGTCCGACCTTTCGGGCCGAGAAATCCAAAACGCGTCGGCACTTGATGGAGTTTTGGATGGTCGAACCGGAAGTGGCTTTTGCAGAATTGCCAGATGTCATGGAATTGGCCGAAGCTTTTTTGGTCACGATCGTTCAGCGCGTGTTGGAGAAGCGGCAGGAAGAGCTCAAGGTATTGGAACGTGATGTGTCAAAATTGGAGGCCATCATTCCCCCGTTCCCAAGGCTTACGTACCAAGAGGCCATCGAATGTCTTCAAAAATGTGGATCGCCTATCCAACATGGTGGGGATTTTGGGGCTGAGGATGAGACGATGCTATCCAATGAATTTCAGAAACCACTTATCGTGCATCGGTATCCCTCTAGCATTAAGGCATTTTATATGGAGCCAGATCCGCAACGGCCTGATTTGGCTTTGTGCATGGATGTGCTAGCACCAGAGGGGTATGGTGAAATTATTGGTGGGGGGCAGCGGATTCATAATTATCAGGTTTTGGTGTCTCGCCTTAAAGAGCATAAACTTTCCGAAGAGGCGTTTCGGTGGTATTTAGATTTACGTCGGTACGGTTCAGTGCCCCATGCAGGGTTTGGAATGGGTATTGAACGAGCGGTTGCATGGATCTGTGGTCTTGATCATGTCCGGGAGACGATTCCTTTCCCGAGGATGCTTTCACGGTTATATCCATAG
- the rsmH gene encoding 16S rRNA (cytosine(1402)-N(4))-methyltransferase RsmH: MSGGGDLEIHGHVPVLGDEIVYWLQPKPHGCYVDCTLGLGGTARRILQACGPEAHLIAIDQDPHAIESAREALRPHFSNVSFCHGNFRDLSSILDTLGISQVDGFLFDLGISSAQLAEPDRGFSFQHEGPIDMRMDPSQSLTAGELVNTLPEEELANVIYEFGEERLSRRIARGIVRQRTLSPLRTTSELASVIQKSVPPAYRHGRLHPATRTFQALRIAVNNELAAITPALHNAVDRLVPGGRVCVISFHSLEDRLVKYTFRALSQPSQAKVKILTKKPCVASLEERKKNPRSRSAKLRVVEKISEGPAIQEKGHPQ, encoded by the coding sequence ATGAGTGGTGGAGGTGATCTGGAAATCCATGGTCATGTCCCTGTTTTAGGCGATGAGATTGTCTACTGGTTACAGCCAAAGCCTCATGGATGTTACGTAGATTGTACACTTGGTCTGGGAGGGACTGCACGCCGGATTCTTCAGGCCTGCGGACCTGAGGCCCATCTAATTGCCATTGATCAGGATCCGCATGCGATTGAATCGGCTCGTGAAGCACTCCGCCCACATTTCTCGAATGTTTCATTTTGCCATGGGAACTTTCGAGATCTCAGTTCGATTCTGGATACTCTGGGAATCAGCCAGGTTGACGGGTTCCTTTTTGACCTTGGCATTTCGTCTGCGCAACTCGCTGAACCCGACAGAGGTTTTAGTTTTCAGCATGAGGGGCCTATAGACATGCGAATGGATCCTTCTCAATCTCTTACAGCTGGAGAACTTGTGAACACCTTGCCGGAAGAAGAGTTGGCGAATGTGATTTATGAGTTTGGGGAAGAGAGGCTCTCGCGACGAATTGCCAGGGGAATTGTCCGTCAACGGACATTGTCTCCACTTCGTACCACATCCGAATTGGCATCCGTAATTCAGAAATCTGTACCGCCTGCGTATCGCCATGGTCGGTTGCATCCGGCGACACGAACGTTTCAGGCTCTCCGGATTGCCGTCAACAATGAATTGGCTGCGATTACCCCGGCCTTGCACAATGCTGTGGATCGGCTTGTTCCTGGAGGTCGGGTTTGTGTGATCTCCTTTCACTCATTGGAAGATCGGCTTGTGAAATATACCTTTCGTGCCCTCTCGCAACCCTCTCAAGCAAAGGTAAAGATTCTCACCAAGAAACCTTGTGTGGCATCGTTGGAAGAGCGGAAGAAGAACCCTCGTTCCAGGAGCGCAAAGTTGCGGGTGGTAGAAAAAATTTCAGAGGGGCCAGCGATTCAAGAAAAGGGGCATCCGCAATGA